From a region of the Mercurialis annua linkage group LG1-X, ddMerAnnu1.2, whole genome shotgun sequence genome:
- the LOC126669997 gene encoding uncharacterized protein LOC126669997, protein MVVDGTFLKVAYGGTLLTAATQDAANKIFPLAFCVVDSENDDSWEWFFKKIRETFGMREGMCIISDRHKSIENAIEKIYPEANHGICTYHLFNNVKARYKRAKGEIREHFFGAAKAYTLEQFNKHMEELDKYDPKIREYLTDIGFKKWTTLHSSSNRYSTMTSNIAESLNATNIAARELPITTMLEFLRSLVQKWSHANRNCARSLKTDMTRVAEEILNENYIRSLHLTVTPAADNLYTVTKTKTPFSVDLEKGTCCCRRFQTDKIPCAHAIAVIRKYNKDPLLYCSKYYMKETYINTYGSTVYPMTNKSTWNTPQEVNDVIVLPPESRTKSGRPKKKRILAGNEKRLKNKCAVCKKVGHNKKNMQKMIEIKNSLICIK, encoded by the exons ATGGTAGTGGACGGTACGTTCCTAAAAGTAGCGTATGGAGGAACTCTTTTAACGGCAGCAACACAAGATGCAGCCAACAAGATTTTTCCTCTTGCATTTTGTGTCGTAGATTCTGAAAATGATGATTCATGGGAatggttttttaagaaaattagaGAAACATTCGGCATGAGAGAGGGCATGTGCATAATTTCCGATAGACATAAGAGTATTGAAAATGCAATCGAAAAAATTTACCCGGAAGCAAATCATGGCATCTGTACTTACCATCTCTTCAACAATGTCAAGGCAAGATATAAAAGAGCAAAAGGTGAAATAAGAGAACACTTTTTTGGGGCAGCAAAAGCATACACACTTGAGCAGTTCAACAAGCACATGGAAGAACTTGACAAATATGACCCAAAGATAAGAGAGTACCTCACTGATATTGGTTTTAAAAAATGGACGACACTCCATTCCTCAAGTAATAGGTATTCAACAATGACTTCCAACATTGCCGAGTCTTTAAATGCAACAAACATAGCTGCAAGAGAACTGCCCATAACGACAATGCTCGAGTTTTTACGTTCCCTTGTGCAAAAATGGTCTCATGCAAACAGAAATTGTGCAAGATCATTAAAGACAGATATGACAAGGGTTGCTGAAGAAATATTGAATGAAAACTACATTCGATCTCTGCATCTGACG GTCACACCTGCAGCTGACAATTTATACACTgtcacaaaaacaaaaactcccTTCTCAGTGGATTTGGAAAAAGGAACATGCTGTTGCAGAAGATTTCAAACAGATAAAATACCTTGTGCACATGCAATTGCTGTGATTAGGAAATACAACAAAGATCCCTTGTTATATTGTTCTAAGTACTACATGAAGGAGACATACATCAACACATATGGCAGCACTGTCTATCCAATGACAAATAAGTCAACATGGAATACACCTCAAGAAGTTAATGATGTAATCGTGTTGCCTCCTGAATCAAGAACAAAGTCTGGCAGACCGAAGAAGAAACGCATATTGGCGGGAAatgaaaaaaggttaaaaaacaaATGCGCGGTTTGCAAGAAGGTGGgacacaataaaaaaaacatgcaaAAGATGATTGAGATTAAAAATAGTCTTATTTGTATCAAGTAA